Below is a window of Microtus ochrogaster isolate Prairie Vole_2 chromosome 5, MicOch1.0, whole genome shotgun sequence DNA.
NNNNNNNNNNNNNNNNNNNNNNNNNNNNNNNNNNNNNNNNNNNNNNNNNNNNNNNNNNNNNNNNNNNNNNNNNNNNNNNNNNNNNNNNNNNNNNNNNNNNNNNNNNNNNNNNNNNNNNNNNNNNNNNNNNNNNNNNNNNNNNNNNNNNNNNNNNNNNNNNNNNNNNNNNNNNNNNNNNNNNNNNNNNNNNNNNNNNNNNNNNNNNNNNNNNNNNNNNNNNNNNNNNNNNNNNNNNNNNNNNNNNNNNNNNNNNNNNNNNNNNNNNNNNNNNNNNNNNNNNNNNNNNNNNNNNNNNNNNNNNNNNNNNNNNNNNNNNNNNNNNNNNNNNNNNNNNNNNNNNNNNNNNNNNNNNNNNNNNNNNNNNNNNNNNNNNNNNNNNNNNNNNNNNNNNNNNNNNNNNNNNNNNNNNNNNNNNNNNNNNNNNNNNNNNNNNNNNNNNNNNNNNNNNNNNNNNNNNNNNNNNNNNNNNNNNNNNNNNNNNNNNNNNNNtgtagtctccgtgacccttatttatggctagaagccaattatgagtgagtacattccatgttcatctttttgggtctgggatacctcactcaggatagtgttttctatttccatccatttgcatgcaaaattcgagaagtcattgttttttactgcagcatagtactctactgtgtatatattccacactttcttcatctattcttccattgaaggacatctaggtggtttccaggatctggctattacaaatagtactgctatgaacatagttgaacaaatgcttttgtcatatgattgggcatctcttgggcatattcccaagagtggtattgctgggtccaggggtagttTCATAACTGCATATAGTATATTTTAATCACATGAACCCCGTATGTCCCATTCAACTCCTCCTAGATCAACCCCCACTCTATCCcaatgttttgttctcttttttaataCCCTGAGACCAATAGCACTGCCTATATATGTCTGGAAGTCAAGTAATCCACTGTAACACAGTCAACATTCCAGGgatcacacacaaaagaaagaaaaacaaacacgtGTAGAGTATTTCTGAAGAGACACATACAGAAGGGTAGAAAGTACCATTCTTGTTTCtataagaaaaaatgtatatTACACATATTTCACCCAGCTTTTAATAAGCATATATTTCCTAGTGCTCAATACCTCTAACCACTAAGTATGACAGGAGCTTGTTAGAACATTTTCATATAGTATGAAAGGGTGAAAAAAATTACTGACTTTCTCCTTTCTGAATATATATGAAAGAGAGCTGATTTCAATTATGTGGTTATTAAAGCAATATGAAACAGATGAAGATTCCATGGGTATTGTAAGAATTAGAAATTTTGTGAATCAGATTTACAAAGGATCCAGAATGAATGCTACAGGTCCTGAGATTAGACTGTTTTTCTGAGGAGTTGCCACATGGCCCTCTTGATGTCCCTGTTTCTTAAGCTGTAGATAAAAGGGTTGAGCATGGGGGTCACGACGGTGTATAGTACTGATGCCACTGCACCCTTCCTGGGAGACGATGAGACAGCTGAACTGAGGTATACCCCAAGGCCAGTcccataaaataagcaaacaactgACAGATGAGAACCACAGGTAGAGAAGGCTTTATACTTCCTACTAGAAGATGGCATTTTAAGAACAGAGGAAAAAATTCTATAGTAAGAGAAGAAAATCCCAGAGATAGGAAGAAAACCAGAGATGGCACCAACAAAATACATGACTATGTTATTGGTAAAAGTATCAGAACATGCAAGGCTGAGAATCTGAGAAGGAtcacagaagaaatgagaaatgtccACACTCTTGAAGTAGGTAAGTTGTAATACTATTGAATTATGTAGCTGAGAGACCAAAAAGCTGATGAGAACAGATGCAAAAACCAACAAGCCACAACGACAAGGGTCCATGATAAGTTGGTAGTGCAAAGGGTGGCAGATAGCCACAAACCTATCGTAAGCCATCACAGTTAGAAGAAGACTATCCAAACATCCAAAAAGCATAAAAAAGGACATCTGAGTCAGGCATCCTGAATAGGAGATGGCTCTACTGTGAGTCTGGATATCCACTATCATCTTTGGTAGTGTGGTAGAGGTGAAACTGATGTCAGCCAAGGATAAGTTGGAGAGGAAGAAATACATCGGACTGTGGAGGTGTGAATCAGAGCTGACTGTCAGGATGATGAGTAGGTTTCCGAGCATTGTGACCAAATACATGAACAGGAACAGTCCGAAGAGAATAGGCTGCAGCTGCGGATCATCTGAGAGTCCCATGAGATGGAATTCTGAGATATGTGttaaatttttctcttcaatATTATTTGGACAccttttgaaaacaaatgagagaattggagaaaatgaataataaaaccagCATTCCACAACGCCTCTAAATTTTCAATGGAAACAGTATACTGATAAATTCCACACAATTTCAGGGTCATAAACAGCTCTCAGTATTTCTCAGtttctatatatttaatattagaaAATTTCATCACTGATAATTTTgctatttgatatatatatatatttgataatatatatgtatattagagAAACCCAAATGAAGTATGTTTGAATAGCAAAATCCTTACCTACAAAACTGTAACCACAGGAAATAATTCTTTTaagattgttgaaataagagcagcggggctgcgtccccagcacccggctgcccacatggctagcttaatacccgaaataattacatggaaactgtattcttttaaacactgcctggccccaatagttccagcctcttattggctagctcttacatattaatctaacccatttctattattctatgtagcccacgagccggcttaccaggaatgatcttaacctgcatctgcctggagtgcgggaaccatggcgactccctgactcaacttctttctcccagcctcctgttctgttttctccgcctacctaagggttggcctatgaaatgggcctaggcagtttctttattaataagaaatcattcccacatcataagaTAAGATATGCAATAAGAAATATCCTTTCCTGATGAAAGTCATATTATCTATATTGAAAGTGATTAAAGTTGAGTTTAGGGTTACaggactttaattccagcaactgggaggcagaagcatgtagagctgtatgagtttgaggtcagttggtctacatagtgagttttaggacatcCAAGGCAAtagtgacagcctgtctcaaaacaaaaaaaggaagaggcagccctgttttatgcacatgtgtgcaagaaTTTCCCAGATGGAACTGAGAAGACAGTATCTAGTGggagagaggcaagaagaagaagatgagagGGGAGTAAAATAAACTCGTTGAACAAATGTATAACACTGCCAAacagtttcaaatttttaaaacactaattTTAAGGCAAAATTAAAGTTTTAGTCAGACATTATCAAAATAATGTCAAATTCATCAAGGTATGAAAGATGAAAGTTTCATGAAGTTGCGTTGAAGTTAAGCAGGACCAATAAGATAGCAAAAGCCACATTGCCCATAAGACTTCATTCTCTAACtgtgaaataaaagtaatatttgcAAAGCATCTGATATTCTTTAACAAGAACTAAAATGGGTCCTGACTCAGTCCATGGTCTTTATTGAATATGGTGTGTTtatagttttaatattaaaacaatattaaatatttaggatATGGGAACCTTCAATACAAACATTGACACATTGTTCATTTAGAGTCCAAGAGTGGAATATAATAGGAATGAGCCTGGATGTCACAAAGAAAGTTAGATGCCacaatttttttccatataacaAATTCTATTCATCTACCTTTGTTCAAATTTACACCAATCCAAGCTTTATGAAAAAGTTCATTCTCTCAACTCATATAATTTGTCtgatattattataaatatgaaaataaaagtgataacTATCAGCACTGAGataatgtttatattattttttctgtagGTGTTTCCATGTACATTATCTACTTCAGCACATCTATAAGCAAacaagaattaattttaaaaagaatttcctgAACATAGAATGCTAAACGGTATAATTGTTTAACTATATTATATAGATTTTAACTTAAAGTCAAAATtcataatcagaaaatattttatatatcagcTATCTCCatagatttttatcatttttgtgtCTTGACTCTGATCCCTAATGGAAAAACATTCACTAAATGCGTGGCCATcttgttgctgaagataccatgcaATTTGGTCTCAAGACATGGGGAAATCAGGGTGGCACTGGCCAAGAAGATTTCTCCCTACTGGCTATCTTGTATAATCCAGGATGGAGTTATGCAGGCTGCTGTGGGAGGGGAATGTCATCAAcagtcttactcagctgtgaaTCCTATAAGCTACAATAATGCTGTGGGGCAAATGTTGTGGAAGTAAATCAGTGAGTTTCTGCTTGGATTTAAGGTCTTcttcacaaggaaaaaaaacatatgtctTGTACTAGAAATCTGGCCACAACCCCATTGTTGCAGAGCTCACAGACCCCAAAAGTGAACCTATTAGCAGTATTTTGTAAAATGGGCATGGTAACAAATTATCCTCTAAATTTGTATCTCAATGCCCATAGATTAGTGAAGCTCTCAGACCTTTATCAAAGAACTTTTTGTGGAGAGGATGGTGGTTAAGACAAAAATTCACACGTGAttgaaatgcagagaataagtttCTGCAGTGTTCTCAGCCACAAATGAGACATCTGCATCACATCACTTCCCCAAGGGTCAGGGACCATTACAGAAGAGGGAGCAAAAAGATTGTAATAGCCAGGGATAGGTGAGAACCAAActaaaacagtgtcttctgaacACGGCAGAACCactgcactcatgaactcataACAACTGCAGCTGTCTGTATAAAATCAAGAGAGTTGAAATTTCAACATAGAAGAAACAGGGACTCAAGGACTTCCTCCTTAATCCAAGCTAAGAAGTTATTGATAGTCGCTTGCTTCTGGAAgagagaaagtcagttttctctctttttattgaaaacaggctcttctctcatgcaatacatcccagccacagttttcATTCCCTCCACTCTGCCTAGCTCTACCacaccttccctctctcccaggtTCACTCTCTGTATGTTTCCTTTCAAGAAAAGATCAGGCCTCTAAAAGATGACAGCCAAACAAGACAGAACAGGATTCAATAAGACCAGGGAAAGACCTCATACTGAGACTGGACAAGGCTTCTTCAAGGGTATTCTATTAACTAGATTTTATGTCAACTTAGCATGAATTCAAGTCATTTGGGAGAAgggaacatcaattgagaaaatacctggCAAGTCTATATGagtttttcttgattaataattgatatgGGAGAGCCCAGTCCACAGTGGGGGTAGTGTTACCCCTAGGATGGTGGTCCAGTGTTTCATAAGGAAGTAGTGTGAGTAAACTGTGAGAAGTAAACTAGTAAGCAACATCCCTCCATAGCATCTTGCTTGCTTCAGTTCCCAGGTCCAAACTCcttccctgactttcctcagtgatggccTATAAGCTATAAAGTAGAATAAACActtccctccccaagtttcttttggctATTGTCTTTTCTCCAGTAATAGAAACACTAAATAAGACAAGTATGGGCCCTGGTTGTTTAATCATACTCTAGTAAATGACCCAATACCCATACATTGGACATGTTGGGTTATTAAcaagaaaagatataaaacaaGGATATCAAGTTAAGGTAGGATTGTAGAGAGGTAGTGTTAGATCTGAAAGGAATTAGAAGAAGCAGCAACAGAGGTTaacttagagtttctattgctgtgaagagacactatgaccgtggcaactcttaatAATAGAAAACATTCAACTGTgcgctggcttacagttcagtggttaatTCCAgtgtcatcatgatgggaagcatgctggcatgcaggcaaacatggtgttggaaaagtagctaagagttctacatctagatcctcgggcagcaggaaagaagagtgagccactgggcctaGGTTGAGTTtcaaagcctcaaagcccacccctggtgacacactccaacaaggccccacttcccaatagtgccactctctatgagcctaatggtggccattttcattcaaactaacacaaatggatatgatcaaaatatattacatgcatgtatgaaattctcaaaattaatGGGAGCATTAtattaaacttttaataaaaattcagaagagATATCtcaataaatgcataaataaaagtcatttaatatttaaaaaatattagttttcTACAGTgtagtctcactgggtatattaaccacacttaaGGGTAGAGCCCATgctcagcagtagatggccaacacaaaacaaaatcaatcataATATTGGAGACTTTTGTGTCATATCACTTTgggcattttccatctttttgctcttttgtttatAAACTATGGTTTCCAATTTGtgttttatggtgtgtgtgtgtgtgtgtgtgtgtgtgtgtgtgtgtgtgtgttgtggatttttaaattctggtctagttttatttacctgtttgtttcctaaagagagaaagaaagtaatGATATGAAATTGAGtaggtggggagggaggtggagaaatCTATGAGGAATTGGGTGAAggaaaaccatgatcagaatatattatatggaaAATTCTTAAGGGAAAAATATTAGGGCATCCCATATagccagagaagaaaaggaatatagtGATAAACACTACCCTCCCACTTGAGAAAATGACTTCTTAGAGACAGATTTTGTACCTATGCCTTGGTGAGCGACATTATTAGGTAACAGAAAGTTGATCTTATTTatccatgtgtttctttgtgactgaacagctgtgggatcaggcagggcagaaacttccatctacaaatggcacccaaatgtttggcaataatttccacataaagcctgagaaaacttttttaaaaaagaattctagccagacaagaacagagtcaagtgcGGCTTCTTGGAAACCATCTTTTCCCCAGTAGGCTCTATTTACTGGCAGTAAGCAGAGGTGCAGCTCCTTTAgataggcttcctgactcagtgttagcaaCAAAAACCtcatagctctttttttttatttttatttttacttaaaaatttctacctcctcccctcctccatttccctcccccgttctccatccccctcccccatctctctctgccacCAAGATTAATGAGCAGCTGACATCAggtttcttggtggtggcatagACCTAGAAACTTTACAGAGTTTTGAAAGTAAATATGGCTCCTGATAATACCTCCACTATGAAactagactctcaaaaagctaaggaatggagtgGAGCCAGCTACCAAAGCcacaattttaattaattctagccatgctgcttagaccatggataccagcccagactactatacccagcaaagttttcaattgtcatagatggagaaaacaatatgttccatgacaaaaccagatttaaagaatacctatccacaaatccagccctacacaaagtactagaagaaaaattcaaattcaaggAAACTAACCATACCCACAAAAGTACAtgcaatagataatcccacaccagcaaaacccaaagaaagaaaacaatcacacaataccaacaacaacaaaaccaaaaatagcaggtactaacaatcactggtcattaatatctcttaatatcaattgTATTAAATCACCTgtaaaaagacacagataaaaagaatggatatgaaaacaggatctacCTTCtattgcatacaagaaacacacctcaacttcaaagacagacattattttGGAGCAAAGGGTTAAGAAAAGATtctccaatcaaatagacctaagaaacaagctagtgaaaaaaagaaacaagcagccgggcgatggtggcgcacgcctttaatcccagcactcgggaggcagaggcaggcggatctctgtgagtttgagaccagcctggtctacagagctagttccaggacaggctccaaagccacagagaaaccctgtctcgaaaaaccaaaaaaaaaaaaaaaagaaaagaaacaagctagtgaagccatcctaatatctaacaaaatagattttgaactaaaattaatcaaaagagatgaagaaggatatatcatattcatcacaggaaaaatccatcaagatgaaatctcaatcctgaacatctattccccaaatacaaggacacccacatttataaaagaaacattactaaagctcaaatcacacatcaaactccacacattaatagtaggaaACTTCAATACCCTACTCACACCACTGGACAGGACTACCAAACAGAAGCTTAACAGATAAATAAGGGAATTAACagaagttatgactcaaatgggtttaacagacatctataaaatattccacccaaacacacacaaaaaaaaaatgccttcttctcagtacctcttggaactgtctcaaaaatttatcACATACccaataacaaagaaaacctcaacagaCACACGAAAAATGAAATAACCCCAGTATCTAATCAGACCACAATAGATTGAagctagaattcaacaacaagactaattgcagaaagccaaTAATTATGtgaaaattgaacaatgctccctgg
It encodes the following:
- the LOC101987838 gene encoding olfactory receptor 18 translates to MGLSDDPQLQPILFGLFLFMYLVTMLGNLLIILTVSSDSHLHSPMYFFLSNLSLADISFTSTTLPKMIVDIQTHSRAISYSGCLTQMSFFMLFGCLDSLLLTVMAYDRFVAICHPLHYQLIMDPCRCGLLVFASVLISFLVSQLHNSIVLQLTYFKSVDISHFFCDPSQILSLACSDTFTNNIVMYFVGAISGFLPISGIFFSYYRIFSSVLKMPSSSRKYKAFSTCGSHLSVVCLFYGTGLGVYLSSAVSSSPRKGAVASVLYTVVTPMLNPFIYSLRNRDIKRAMWQLLRKTV